The DNA window CAGCTTCCCAATCCCATCCGGTACCTTTTCTTCAGCACATAGCCGGACCAGCTCTGTTAGGTGCACAATGCTTGCTGGCAACGTTCCGCCCACATCGAGTGTTTGCAGTAACTTTAGATTCCCTAGTTGTATGGGGAGCTCAAGGGAACTACCGTGGAATCTTATCCTAAGGTACCTCAAGTGAAGTAAATCACCAAGATGCTCAAGGTGGCAACCTTTCTCAAACCTGCAGTATACTATGTCTAGCACGCGCAAAAGTTTAAATCTCAAAAACTGGTCCCGGCTATCAATAAAACACTCGAATGCGGTATATGACCTCACTTTTGGCATCCCAGTAACCATTGTTTCAGAATTAATGTGCTCGGCTATTCTGTTTTGGTTGGCTAACCGACGGACACAGCTTGGTGCAGGTGTTCCTTCAACATTATCACCTAATATAGCAATAAAGTTTTCATCAGATGAAAGCTTACGCATCAGATCAAGAACCATATCATGAACACGACAGCTTTCTACTCTGCCATTCCACTCATTCTCCACTGGCTGGATCAAGCTTCTAttaatgagatcattgaagtatctTTCTCCAAGCTCAAATAATCTTGTTCCCTGTTTCCCATCAATAAATCCTTCAGCAATCCACTTCCGTATCAAAGAATCCTTTCGGATCAAATAATCTTCTggatatgtacttagatatagtAAGCATGTCCTCAAATGTGGAGGCAGATCATAGTAGCTAAATGAAAGTATTGTCATAGTATCTTCAGCTTCCCTGTTATCTGTAGTATGAAAACCAATAGAGTTGTATACCATTGACCATTTCGCACTTCTGGTTTACCAGCCAACAAACTAGCCATTGTGATGATTGCTAATGGTATACCAGCACATTTCTTTAGAATTTTCTCAGAAATATCATCTGGATGGTTATCAAGGCAACTTTCTGTCTGCATCTAGATAACCTTGTATAGAAATAATTTCATGGAGTCATCATAGGAAAGTTGCTTTCAGCTTGTAAACCTCACCAGATGCTTTGGCAACATCAACATTACGAGTAGTTGTGATTACTTTACTTCCACGATTCTTCTCAACAAGTGCATAGTTTGATTGCTGTCCCAGGTGCGTACCTCCCATACATCGTCAATAACAATAAAATACCTATCCACACCAAAGTGTAAGAACCAGTTGGTTAGTAATAACGTTGGAGCTTCTACATAATTTAAAAAATTCTAACATTAAAAGTAGTCGCCATTACATATCAAACTCATAACTATTATGTCAGTACAAATATACAGTGCATTGATGTTTCAGAATCTTTCTGACTAGGAATCGTAGTTGAAAGTAATTATAGAAGAGTAACTTCAAGAAGTAACCTACAACTTTGGGCATATGCATGAAAAATTGAAAACTACACATTAAAGGtcctaattttttttaaaaaaactacaaATTTAAGGCCAAGTTGTATACAGAAGTTACACATCTAAGTGCATGTTGCAACACAAGGTGACCCTAAAACTgttctttttcttaaaatatacCTCAACTtttatgcatatgcaataagaaGTTATCGTCTTATGAGATTATTTTATACTATATTTTTTAGGGTCCTTATTTTTATACTATAAGTTGAAAGTTTATAGTTGcagaagaaaaatataaaaaaaactaaGTTCAATTATGAATTTGAAATGTTTAAGCCGTTAATTAAATTATGATACTATGCATGCCCTTTTATGTCGGACACCACTGAATTATGCATTTTTCTAACAGGTGAGCTAAAAGCATTTATGTCGGATACCACTGAATTATGCATTTTTTTATATGTGTGGAGTAGAAACACATCAATCTCAAGAAGCAGTCTGGCATGCATAGACGATGCGGAAATAATATTTTTAGTATAACCTACAGCAAATTGTGGAGCAACATCATCTTAAAAGGCACTTGCTAATTGCAATTTACAATTGGATTTCTGATGTGTACCTCTTGTTCTCTAGGAATTCTCGAACTTCACGAATGAGGAGATCAACACCTCTTCCAGTGTTATGAATGTTGTCATACCTAATTTTGTCAAGATCAAAGAGAATGTCCTTGAAAACTTTTACCAAATCATGATCCCTACCAACTGAAACAAAAGCCCCACAATCGTATTGCGACTTAAGCTTGTCATACACCGCTTTGGCAAGAGTGGTTTTGCCCAATCCCCCAACACCAACAATAGAAACCTTCTTCATAGTTTTCTTGTCAGGCGCATCATCATCCGGTTGGGATAGATTCAGCATAGAGATGAGCTCGTCCCCTGACTTGTCAACGCCAATCAGTTGGGAAACCTCTTTGTACATAGCAGTAAGGCGAGGATCAATAGTGGACGCTGATGTAATTGACTTGGACATAATCATCTCATCGAGTTTGTACTTCTGACGCCTTTCAGCTACCTCGTGGAGATGCTTCTTGATATCGTCGATGGCACCCGCAATATCATGGCGAGCCTTGGCCTTGGTGAACACCTtgcccatgttcttcatggcgCGTCTGAGCCTGCTCGGGTCGGCAGGCTCTCCGCCATCGACGCGCACGAGGAAGGTGTCGAGGACATCCTCCAGGTCGTAAGATGCCTCCCTGACCTCGCGCGCCCACACCTTCACCTGCTCGTCGAGCCGGTCCCATGGCTCATTAGCGACCCTGCGGAGTAAGGTGTGGATGCTCTCCAGCTCGCTGTGGAGCCACTGCACCTGCTTCCGAACGTCCTTCTGGAGCTTGTACTCACCATAGAGCAGCTTCAGCAGTTTGGGGGCGAGGCTTCCCAGCGCCCCCGTCAGCACACTCATGCTTCTTCTCTTGCTTGGTTCAGATCTGAGCGCAGTGGATTCATAGAGCTACTGTGGTGGTGGCAATGGCAAGGCGGAGCGCGGCCGGCGGGGCGAGgcgggctcgaggcgaggagcgcCCGGAGCGGCGCGGCGTGGCGAGGCGGATTCGGGGAGGAGTGGAGTGGAGGAAGGCGGGCCGCCGCGGGAGGAGTCGACGAAGGAGAGAGCGCCGGGGGTCCGCCGCCGGGCGCGAGCTCGGGGGAGCCGCCTGGATCCGGAGGGTGAAGCCGCAGCTGACGACGCGGAAGGCTGCCGGCTCCACGGCGGGCAGCGCTGTCGTCGCGGCTCGGGCCTCGGGGCGGCTCAGGTGGCGAGCGGCACGGCGGAGGGTGGAGCGGAGCCGCAGCGGACGGCTGCCGGCTCCATGGCGGGCAGCGCCGCGGCGGATGGCGCTGGTGCTGCCGGCTCCGCGGCGGCCGGCACGGGTGGATTCCGGCTCCGCGGCGGCCGGCGCAGGTGCCTGGACGCAGGGCCGCAGCGAGATGGACGGCGCGAACCTGCTGGGATGGCGGCGTTGATAGGGTTGAGGAGTGAGGGCTCGGATATTTTCGCGGACGGCAGTATTTGGGGCTCCTCTGTTGGAGAGGTGAAGTTACGGGGACGTAATTTTTTTTACTGTACATCACCAAACCGTGAAATGGGTATCAGGTTACGCCGTTGGAGTCAGTCTAGAGCAGGCGGGCAACCTCCAATGGACAGGACACAGGAGGCATGCTGGCTGGGCGTTGAGCTCACCCTCACCGATTCACTGTCTAGAGCAGGCAACCTCCAATGGACAGGACACAGGAGGACACTGCCGAGTTAATACTCAATGGCGTCACTGAACATTGATGCAGAGACAGGCATTGTTTTAGACATGTCACTAATGCAGCCCATGTGCCATCGCAGCGATTGCAGATGTACCATGCGCATGCGCTCTGCTTCGCCGGTGAGTGGGGGCTGACGGCTCGACTCGGTGGCCGCGCAGGTCAAGGTCTCCTCCAACCATGTGCCATCGTCCTCCCCACTGCAGGCCGCGGGCCTTCTTGTGTCGGCTCCATTATTGCCTTCTGCTGCACTGAGGGCTTGAGGCGCACAGGCCGTGGCTAATGGTTTGGGTTAGCCCTACTTATGGCTTCTAATCTGAACTGAACCAACACAACCATCTTAAGCATGCAGAGTACAGCAAACTACAGTCTGAATGGTCTGAAGCCAGGTCAAGCACTAGCCACCTGTGTGCTTATCTATGGTTTGTTTTAGGATGTGTTTAGTATAGTGCCCAAGCTAGCCAAATCGAATTTTGGCCATTTAACCCATTTTTCCCATCGTTTGGTTGGATGCCAAATTTTAGCTTGGCACCCATCTCCTTTGGCCTGTTAGACTAAATCTTATTTGGGATCTTAACTGGTCTAGTTACAGGAACATCTAATCATGTGCTTAGTGCTTAATCGAGCTTAATTATCGCTGACCTCTAGACGAAGATGTCCATAGGCCCGCTAATTTCCACGTGCCTGCTCGGCTAGAAGGCACGCGCCGTTGTTGATGTAGAGGTGGAAGACACCGTCACAAGCAGAGGGACAATGGCGGGTCTCTGGCCTAGAGCACCACTCTCCGAGCCACCTGATCGGTTGGTCTTGCCTTTTGAATAGAACTAACTGTTCATCAACCCGTGCTCTCGCACGGGTTAGAATCTTAGGAGACTCTAACTACTAAAAACTActtatattaatatttttttctcatcacTAATGTTCTAAAACAATAGCTATAATAGGTACTCTATAGTCTATATTCAGTTTTGATAATCTATCAATTATTGATTTTTATGTACTTTTCATGCATAACCATCAATTTTTTTTTTACATAGCACCTCTTTTTATCTCCAATATACATTTAGTTGAAACATTTGTTTAAACTATGATGGCTTAGGTGCGGTCTATATTTTTACGACTATGAACCTAAATTTTGAttctttttttcaaaaatttGAGCTTATTAATTGCTCAGATACAATGACTATTATTTACAATGGTGATTATAGTCCAATTTGATGGCAAAGTGTTTTAGGTTTATGTAAGAATTTTAGGgtctatcttttttatttctaGCAGTTTCATGAGTAATAATTTCTAGGATTAATCTTTTTTCTAGCACGATATGTGTTTAGTTGAAACATAAACTTAAAGTATATAAACCCTTACCACTTTATGTGATATCATTTAAATCTATATTTTAACTTTCAGCTTTTGATCACGTGTTAATTTAAAATTCCATTGCTTATTGTATCGTTTATTCAaaattttcattttttattttgttataaGAATATTCTACGTCCTAGGCTATCCTCTTAGTTCTTACAATGGCATAAATAATTGTTTCGGCATGCACGATGGCAATTAAGATGTTGAATTTATAATATTGTATTAATTACTATTGTTTTAGTAAACAAATAATCTTTGGAATTAAATTGCTAATATTCATATATGATATAATGTTCCAATCAAATTGTTTAAACTCTTTGGAGGTAACAACTTGCAAAATTTATTATCATGAGTATTAGTATGACTTAAAATGAAGTGTAAGTGTCATTACT is part of the Miscanthus floridulus cultivar M001 chromosome 9, ASM1932011v1, whole genome shotgun sequence genome and encodes:
- the LOC136480915 gene encoding disease resistance protein Pik-2-like, coding for MSVLTGALGSLAPKLLKLLYGEYKLQKDVRKQVQWLHSELESIHTLLRRVANEPWDRLDEQVKVWAREVREASYDLEDVLDTFLVRVDGGEPADPSRLRRAMKNMGKVFTKAKARHDIAGAIDDIKKHLHERFPN